One window from the genome of Verrucomicrobiales bacterium encodes:
- a CDS encoding MotA/TolQ/ExbB proton channel family protein yields MMVKVLTAGGPMLWLILAASSAAIAVFVERVLHYHRAQINSMEFLNGVRNVLKRDNVVEALSICDATPGPVARLVRVAILNREKGREGLRSSLEEAGLTEVPPLEERLNILATIAQIAPLMGLLGTTLGMVKVFTTLQVENLFASREVLFNGIWQSLICTAAGLALAIPAYAAYNYLVTRVNNIVLEMERAATEIINIVTEPPRSDT; encoded by the coding sequence ATCATGGTGAAAGTACTAACAGCCGGCGGGCCCATGCTGTGGCTCATTCTGGCAGCCAGCAGCGCTGCAATCGCCGTGTTCGTGGAGCGGGTGCTGCACTACCACCGGGCTCAGATCAACTCCATGGAGTTTCTCAATGGCGTGCGCAATGTGCTCAAGCGGGACAATGTGGTGGAGGCGCTGTCGATCTGCGACGCCACTCCAGGTCCGGTGGCGCGCCTGGTGCGGGTCGCCATCCTCAACCGCGAAAAGGGGCGAGAAGGACTTCGCAGCTCGCTCGAGGAGGCCGGGTTGACTGAAGTTCCCCCGCTCGAGGAACGACTCAACATCCTGGCGACGATCGCCCAAATTGCGCCTCTCATGGGGCTGCTCGGCACCACCCTCGGCATGGTCAAGGTGTTCACGACGCTCCAGGTGGAGAACCTGTTCGCCAGTCGCGAGGTCCTGTTTAACGGCATCTGGCAATCCCTGATCTGTACCGCTGCCGGCCTGGCGCTCGCCATTCCAGCTTACGCCGCCTACAACTACCTCGTTACCCGCGTGAATAACATCGTGCTCGAGATGGAACGAGCCGCGACCGAGATCATTAACATTGTCACCGAACCGCCGCGCTCCGACACATGA
- a CDS encoding biopolymer transporter ExbD, which produces MRLPRNHKIFRGQLDVAPFAAVFFLLVIFLVFHSGLVLTPGVPVNLPRADGLPGLTNQAVVVAVAANGICFYENQVTSQNELKTRLRSVATGRGPLTLVLQADREVRHETLIELCQIARDAGIDQILLAVRALVVPLPLPSKP; this is translated from the coding sequence ATGAGGCTCCCGCGCAACCATAAGATCTTCCGAGGACAGCTGGATGTCGCGCCCTTCGCCGCGGTGTTCTTCCTGCTCGTGATCTTTCTGGTGTTCCACAGCGGCCTCGTGCTCACACCCGGAGTTCCTGTGAACCTTCCCCGGGCAGACGGGCTTCCCGGTCTGACCAATCAGGCCGTGGTGGTGGCCGTCGCGGCCAATGGAATCTGCTTCTACGAGAACCAGGTGACCTCCCAGAACGAACTCAAGACCAGACTCCGCAGCGTCGCAACGGGTCGCGGACCTCTCACCCTCGTGCTCCAGGCGGATCGCGAGGTGCGCCACGAGACCTTGATCGAGCTGTGTCAGATCGCCCGGGATGCCGGGATCGACCAAATCCTGCTCGCCGTGAGGGCTCTGGTGGTGCCACTACCGCTGCCGAGCAAGCCGTGA